From Streptomyces sp. NBC_00370, a single genomic window includes:
- a CDS encoding alpha/beta fold hydrolase — MTVSAPTGTVRTIALPSGLDITIKEYGDRDAAGGAGALVLHGGAGPRSVDGFAAALSQHAYVVAPTHPGFDGTHRPESTDSVADLATAYLDLIDQLGLETVLVAGNSVGGWIAAEMGVRDNHGRISALVLLASTGITPEPPLTIADPAQLGPVRTGELAFHRPELRPDPATLGADQRAAMAANQATLAVYAGDPFCSDPKLRGRLHRVTVPVLVLPGEQDGIVPLEYSRALADSFPRATFRPVAEAGHFPQLEQPAAVFDAIGAFVESEVKPDPR, encoded by the coding sequence ATGACTGTCTCCGCCCCCACCGGCACCGTCCGTACGATCGCTCTGCCCAGCGGCCTGGACATCACCATCAAGGAGTACGGCGACCGCGACGCGGCCGGCGGCGCGGGCGCGCTCGTCCTGCACGGCGGCGCCGGACCCCGTTCGGTCGACGGCTTCGCCGCCGCGCTGTCCCAGCACGCGTATGTCGTCGCCCCCACCCACCCCGGCTTCGACGGTACGCACCGCCCGGAGAGCACCGACAGCGTCGCCGACCTCGCCACCGCCTATCTCGACCTCATCGACCAACTCGGCCTGGAGACCGTGCTGGTCGCGGGGAACTCCGTCGGCGGCTGGATAGCCGCAGAGATGGGCGTCCGAGACAACCACGGCCGTATCAGCGCGCTCGTACTGCTCGCCTCCACCGGCATCACGCCCGAACCCCCGCTCACCATCGCCGACCCCGCGCAGCTCGGTCCGGTCCGCACCGGTGAACTCGCCTTCCACCGGCCCGAACTGCGGCCCGACCCTGCCACCCTCGGCGCTGACCAGAGGGCCGCGATGGCGGCCAACCAGGCCACGCTCGCCGTCTACGCGGGCGACCCCTTCTGCAGCGACCCCAAGCTGCGCGGACGCCTGCACCGTGTCACCGTCCCCGTGCTGGTGCTGCCCGGCGAACAGGACGGCATCGTGCCCCTGGAGTACAGCCGCGCCCTGGCCGACTCCTTTCCCCGGGCGACGTTCCGCCCCGTCGCGGAAGCCGGCCACTTCCCGCAACTTGAGCAGCCCGCAGCCGTGTTCGACGCCATCGGCGCCTTCGTCGAGTCCGAGGTGAAGCCCGACCCGAGGTGA
- a CDS encoding cupin domain-containing protein: MNNVSVVAPGAGEVIDLGGARIRILEDGSTTAHRLGIGEITLAPHTEGPPQHRHSLHDEGFYVVSGTARFTVGESRYDAPAGTLAMIPPGAPHTFANPGDEPVVMINTFTPDLYVRYFQDLRDTMAAGQEMTPQVVGEVMGRYGTVAATDFA, translated from the coding sequence ATGAACAACGTCTCCGTCGTCGCCCCCGGCGCCGGCGAAGTGATCGATCTCGGCGGCGCCCGGATCCGCATCCTGGAGGACGGTTCCACGACGGCGCACCGGCTCGGCATCGGCGAGATCACCCTGGCCCCGCACACCGAAGGACCGCCGCAGCACCGGCACTCCCTGCATGACGAGGGCTTCTACGTCGTGTCGGGCACCGCCCGCTTCACTGTCGGTGAGAGCCGGTACGACGCACCCGCCGGCACGCTCGCCATGATTCCGCCGGGCGCTCCGCACACCTTCGCCAACCCGGGCGACGAGCCCGTCGTCATGATCAACACCTTTACCCCGGATCTCTATGTGCGCTATTTCCAGGATCTGCGCGACACGATGGCGGCAGGGCAGGAGATGACCCCGCAGGTCGTCGGCGAGGTGATGGGCCGGTACGGCACCGTCGCCGCGACCGACTTCGCGTAA
- a CDS encoding TetR/AcrR family transcriptional regulator, with protein sequence MAPQNPGGRANQKLRTRTAILQAAAELMRTGREMTMPAVARAALVSEATAYRYFPDLASLLQEAMAGQWPTPAQALRSVAGSRDPVERIAAATEHLFRTVLSHQGATRAMIAATITRPAATSARPAMRVGLIDYALAPLDDTLGATDPAALAQLKRDLTVVISAEALFTLTDLCGLDPDAAVASAVHTATALTRAALPG encoded by the coding sequence ATGGCACCCCAGAACCCCGGTGGCCGGGCCAATCAGAAGCTGCGCACCCGCACCGCGATCCTCCAGGCCGCGGCGGAACTCATGCGCACCGGCCGCGAGATGACGATGCCCGCCGTCGCACGGGCCGCCCTGGTGTCCGAGGCCACGGCCTACCGCTACTTCCCCGATCTCGCCAGCCTCCTCCAGGAGGCCATGGCCGGGCAGTGGCCCACCCCCGCGCAGGCGCTGAGATCCGTCGCGGGCTCCCGCGACCCGGTGGAGCGCATCGCGGCGGCGACCGAGCACCTGTTCCGTACGGTCCTGAGCCATCAGGGCGCGACCCGCGCGATGATCGCGGCGACCATCACCCGGCCCGCGGCCACCTCCGCCCGTCCGGCCATGCGGGTCGGCCTGATCGACTACGCGCTCGCCCCGCTGGACGACACCCTCGGTGCCACCGACCCGGCCGCGCTGGCCCAGCTGAAGCGCGACCTCACCGTCGTCATCAGCGCCGAGGCGCTTTTCACCCTGACCGACCTGTGCGGGCTGGACCCCGACGCCGCTGTCGCCAGCGCCGTGCACACCGCGACGGCCCTCACCCGGGCGGCGCTGCCCGGCTGA
- a CDS encoding carboxymuconolactone decarboxylase family protein, with protein sequence MESRLNFFGNALAGKVLKHINSAGKIVSDSGLPLATQELVKIRASQINGCGFCTDMHTKDATAAGETQARLNLVAVWREATAFTEAERAALELAEQGTRIADAAGGVSDEAWANAAKYYDEDQLVALISLIAVINAYNRINVINQQPAGGYQPGQFG encoded by the coding sequence ATGGAATCGCGTCTCAACTTCTTCGGCAACGCCCTCGCGGGCAAGGTGCTGAAGCACATCAACTCGGCGGGCAAGATCGTCTCGGACTCCGGACTGCCGCTCGCGACACAGGAGCTGGTGAAGATCCGCGCCAGCCAGATCAACGGCTGCGGCTTCTGCACGGACATGCACACCAAGGACGCCACCGCCGCCGGGGAGACCCAGGCGCGGCTCAACCTGGTGGCCGTCTGGCGGGAGGCCACGGCCTTCACCGAGGCGGAGCGCGCGGCGCTGGAGCTGGCGGAGCAGGGCACGCGGATCGCGGACGCGGCGGGTGGCGTCAGTGACGAGGCCTGGGCGAACGCGGCCAAGTACTACGACGAGGACCAGCTGGTCGCGCTGATCTCCCTGATCGCCGTCATCAACGCGTACAACCGGATCAACGTGATCAACCAGCAGCCGGCCGGCGGCTACCAGCCGGGTCAGTTCGGCTGA
- a CDS encoding RNA polymerase sigma-70 factor, producing the protein MHTDNDADSLDGATREFLAARPQLFGIAYRVLGSAAEAEDIVQDAWLRWQNADRTDIVEPKAFLATVTTRLAINTAKSARVRRESYVGPWLPEPVDTSQDPQVGAERAEALELAVLLVLEKLNPVERAAYVLREAFDYPYGQVAEILETSEANARQLVSRARKHLAAERKERVSPTELQRLLEVFLAAARTGDLKVLEDVLAADVVSYSDGGGVRGASRIPVVGLPHVSQYLVAFAPRFWPEAEIRHVEANGGPAVLVLSGGNAVALLTIDASAEGIDRIMWMMNPAKLAPYVESLDG; encoded by the coding sequence ATGCACACGGATAATGACGCCGACTCCCTCGACGGCGCGACACGGGAGTTCCTGGCGGCGCGCCCGCAGCTCTTCGGCATCGCCTACCGCGTGCTCGGCAGCGCGGCGGAGGCCGAGGACATCGTCCAGGACGCCTGGTTGCGGTGGCAGAACGCCGACCGTACGGACATCGTCGAGCCGAAGGCGTTCCTGGCCACCGTCACCACGCGGCTCGCCATCAACACGGCCAAGTCCGCGCGGGTGCGGCGCGAGTCGTACGTCGGGCCGTGGCTTCCCGAACCGGTCGACACCAGCCAGGATCCGCAGGTGGGGGCCGAACGGGCCGAAGCACTCGAACTCGCGGTGCTCCTCGTCCTCGAAAAGCTGAACCCGGTCGAACGGGCCGCCTACGTCCTGCGGGAGGCGTTCGACTACCCGTACGGCCAGGTGGCCGAGATCCTGGAGACGAGCGAGGCCAACGCCCGCCAACTGGTGAGCCGCGCCCGCAAACATCTGGCCGCCGAACGCAAGGAGCGGGTCAGCCCCACCGAGCTGCAGCGCCTGCTGGAGGTCTTCCTCGCCGCCGCGCGGACCGGCGATCTGAAAGTGCTCGAGGACGTGCTCGCAGCGGACGTCGTCAGCTACTCCGACGGCGGAGGCGTACGCGGCGCATCGCGGATTCCGGTCGTCGGACTCCCGCACGTGTCCCAGTACCTCGTCGCGTTCGCACCCCGCTTCTGGCCCGAGGCCGAGATCCGCCACGTCGAGGCGAACGGCGGACCGGCGGTGCTCGTCCTGTCCGGCGGGAACGCAGTGGCGCTGCTGACCATCGACGCGTCGGCCGAGGGGATCGACCGGATCATGTGGATGATGAACCCGGCGAAGCTGGCGCCGTACGTGGAGTCGCTGGACGGCTGA
- a CDS encoding dihydrofolate reductase family protein: MTRIIADISASLDGFVTGPDPRPGSGLGTGGEALHTWAFSDDPDDRRYLSEGTARSGAVVLGRRLFDTVDGPDGWDDETGYGAGEVGKPAFVVVTSALPESVRLADLDWTFVTTGLGDAVRTARERAEAASAAGGKDLDVVLMGGGATVGSAIEAGLVDVLTLHLAPVVLGAGTPLFTGGTPRTLVRREVFATSTVTHLTYAVC; encoded by the coding sequence ATGACTCGAATCATCGCCGACATCTCGGCCTCCCTCGACGGCTTCGTCACCGGGCCCGACCCCCGCCCCGGCAGTGGTCTCGGTACCGGTGGCGAGGCCCTGCACACCTGGGCGTTCTCCGACGACCCCGACGACCGGCGGTACCTGAGCGAGGGGACCGCTCGCTCAGGGGCCGTCGTGCTCGGGCGCCGGCTCTTCGACACGGTCGACGGGCCGGACGGCTGGGACGACGAGACCGGCTACGGGGCCGGCGAGGTGGGGAAGCCCGCGTTCGTCGTCGTGACGAGCGCACTCCCGGAGTCGGTACGGCTCGCCGACCTCGACTGGACGTTCGTCACCACCGGTCTGGGCGACGCCGTCCGCACCGCGCGCGAGCGCGCCGAGGCGGCGTCGGCGGCCGGCGGCAAGGACCTCGATGTCGTCCTCATGGGCGGCGGCGCCACCGTCGGCTCGGCGATCGAGGCGGGGCTGGTCGACGTGCTGACGCTGCACCTCGCACCCGTCGTGCTCGGCGCCGGGACGCCGCTGTTCACCGGCGGAACGCCTCGGACGCTGGTGCGGCGGGAGGTGTTCGCGACATCGACCGTGACGCATCTGACCTACGCCGTCTGCTGA
- a CDS encoding alkyl/aryl-sulfatase, protein MTDLDYADRSDFQDAERGFVAALSPAVVRTEDGRVIWDGEAYAFLDGECPDSAHPSLWRQSQLCNKQGLFEVTEGIYQVRNLDLSNMTLVEGDTGVVVIDPLISAETAAAALALYREHRGDRPVTGLIYTHSHGDHFGGSRGVLPHGHPPVPVIAPAGFLEHAVAENVYAGGAMTRRAVYMYGAELAKGPAGQISAGLGMTTSKGTITLVPPTLDITRTGQEETVDGVRIVFQMTPDTEAPSEMNFYFPDRRTLCMAENATHNMHNILTLRGAVVRDTRIWAHYLGETIALFGDEAEVAFASHHWPTWGRERIVAHLAGQRDMWAYLHDQTLRMTNQGLTGAEIAERIELPPAVANRWANRGYYGSVSHNVKAIYQRYMGWFDGNPAHLWEHPPTEQAARFAADYGGVDALVAKGEEYAAAGDPRFAATLLGHAVFAAPDNTAAKHALAAVYETLGHGSENGTWRNFYLMGAQELRGSVAHTALETTNPEMAAALTVDMLIDSLAVRVDGPRAWHERVTMTWNVTDEGRAWHLRLSNGALTYRSAEIAGPAPAPADDLTLTLTKPQLLGVLAGKGLDGVRVEGDPAALAKLTALLDTPDPDFNIVTP, encoded by the coding sequence ATGACCGATCTTGACTACGCTGACCGATCCGACTTCCAGGACGCCGAGCGGGGCTTCGTCGCCGCCCTAAGCCCCGCCGTCGTGCGCACCGAGGACGGCCGGGTGATCTGGGACGGCGAGGCGTACGCGTTCCTGGACGGCGAATGCCCGGACAGCGCGCACCCCAGCCTGTGGCGGCAGAGTCAACTGTGCAACAAGCAGGGCCTGTTCGAGGTGACCGAGGGGATCTACCAGGTCAGGAACCTCGACCTGTCCAACATGACACTGGTCGAGGGCGACACCGGTGTCGTCGTCATCGACCCGCTGATCTCCGCCGAGACGGCGGCGGCTGCGCTCGCCCTCTACCGCGAGCACCGTGGCGACCGCCCCGTTACCGGGCTGATCTACACGCACTCGCACGGCGACCACTTCGGCGGCTCGCGCGGGGTACTCCCGCACGGCCACCCGCCGGTTCCGGTGATCGCCCCGGCCGGTTTCCTGGAGCACGCGGTCGCGGAGAACGTCTACGCGGGCGGTGCGATGACCCGTCGTGCCGTCTACATGTACGGCGCCGAGCTGGCCAAGGGACCCGCCGGGCAGATCAGCGCGGGTCTGGGCATGACGACGTCCAAGGGCACCATCACCCTCGTCCCCCCGACGCTCGACATCACCCGCACCGGGCAGGAGGAGACGGTCGACGGCGTACGCATCGTCTTCCAGATGACGCCGGACACCGAGGCGCCGTCCGAGATGAACTTCTACTTCCCCGACCGGCGCACGCTGTGCATGGCGGAGAACGCGACCCACAACATGCACAACATCCTGACCCTCCGGGGCGCGGTCGTACGCGACACCCGCATCTGGGCGCACTACCTGGGCGAGACGATCGCCCTCTTCGGCGACGAGGCCGAGGTCGCCTTCGCCTCCCACCACTGGCCCACCTGGGGGAGGGAGCGCATCGTCGCCCACCTCGCTGGACAGCGCGACATGTGGGCGTACCTGCACGACCAGACCCTGCGCATGACCAACCAGGGACTGACCGGCGCGGAGATCGCCGAGCGCATCGAACTGCCGCCTGCCGTCGCGAACCGGTGGGCCAACCGGGGCTACTACGGTTCCGTCAGCCACAACGTCAAGGCCATCTACCAGCGGTACATGGGCTGGTTCGACGGCAACCCCGCGCATCTGTGGGAGCACCCGCCGACCGAGCAGGCCGCCCGGTTCGCCGCCGACTACGGTGGTGTCGACGCCCTCGTGGCCAAGGGTGAGGAGTACGCGGCGGCCGGCGACCCGCGCTTCGCCGCGACCCTCCTCGGCCACGCCGTCTTCGCCGCGCCGGACAACACCGCGGCCAAACACGCGCTGGCCGCGGTGTACGAGACGCTCGGCCACGGCTCGGAGAACGGCACCTGGCGCAACTTCTACCTCATGGGCGCCCAGGAACTGCGCGGCAGCGTCGCCCATACGGCGCTGGAGACGACGAACCCCGAGATGGCGGCGGCGCTGACGGTCGACATGCTCATCGACTCGCTGGCCGTCCGGGTGGACGGGCCGCGCGCCTGGCACGAGCGGGTCACCATGACCTGGAACGTGACGGACGAGGGCCGCGCCTGGCACCTGCGACTGTCCAACGGCGCGCTGACCTACCGCAGCGCCGAAATCGCGGGCCCGGCTCCGGCCCCGGCCGACGACCTGACGCTGACCTTGACGAAGCCTCAACTGCTCGGCGTGCTGGCGGGGAAGGGGCTGGACGGTGTGCGGGTAGAAGGCGATCCGGCGGCCCTTGCGAAGCTCACGGCGCTGCTCGACACCCCCGACCCGGACTTCAACATCGTCACGCCGTGA